One region of Dysidea avara chromosome 1, odDysAvar1.4, whole genome shotgun sequence genomic DNA includes:
- the LOC136266618 gene encoding tripartite motif-containing protein 2-like — MASALLPSMSKCQVLMEHFDNPDQLQDAINCSEECAALLKYPATTPLSEYCPDHPRRKLDVFCRQCGTELCRDCVSRGHSTHQRTSITSVTDEETRRLGEAVDHMMGLLEETKRAVSVVKEMRQRVRGRKEHNMERTREVFNALRKVIDEQEDQVITDITKGADKRENTLKLQLERLLLLWTQLQNCLELLKKTTENKVTTTELVRRRKILEQRQDHLMIMKRRSRLEPAMKEQREVEYGEVERLCEEVTKLGGFLPPDPSKCEVTFPTAMTVMNKVTSLMITLRDVNGDIVDDKSSEVEVSMTTKTGEAIVVGPVKDVSGGNYTASFTPRTFGDHMISIAVDGQHIPGSPHKISVVLRDYSKMREGHCQVMTHYGGNRFGDLTDVAIGVNNEVIIVDYTNKCVIVLDCNFALLAVIGQGSGDNRLVSPIGVAVSKDDIIAISDFSSDQVKKYSLQGELLSIIGNNKENSNGQFSGPMGLVFSSNKMLYVVDGWNDRVQVFQQDDKFAFTFGSKGSNPGQFQCPVTIAIDTDNRVLVSDLDGNHISLFSHTGSFISRITCDRPYAITVSPDGHIIASYGDRNKIGVWSPTHQMIEHFGKKGPQQGEFDTINGIAMNSSGSIYVVECHNNRLQVIS, encoded by the exons ATGGCTTCTGCTCTCCTTCCTTCCATGTCTAAGTGTCAAGTGTTGATGGAACATTTCGATAATCCAGACCAACTTCAAGATGCTATTAACTGTAGCGAAGAGTGCGCCGCTCTTTTGAAGTATCCCGCCACCACGCCCCTTTCTGAATATTGTCCTGATCATCCACGAAGAAAACTTGACGTGTTCTGCAGACAATGTGGAACTGAGTTATGTAGAGATTGTGTCTCCCGTGGTCACTCAACACACCAGCGCACTAGCATTACAAGTGTGACTGATGAAGAAACCAGGAGACTGGGAGAAgctgtggatcacatgatgggTTTACTGGAAGAGACGAAACGAGCAGTGTCTGTTGTGAAGGAAATGAGACAACGTGTTAGGGGCAGAAAGGAGCACAACATGGAGAGGACAAGGGAGGTGTTTAATGCTCTTAGAAAAGTCATTGATGAACaagaagatcaagtcataacaGATATTACCAAAGGAGCAGACAAGAGGGAGAACACACTAAAG CTACAGCTGGAGAGGTTGTTGTTGCTATGGACACAACTACAGAATTGTCTGGAGCTATTGAAGAAGACAACAGAGAACAAAGTGACTACCACTGAACTGGTTAGGAGGAGGAAGATACTAGAGCAACGACAAGATCACCTGATGATAATGAAGAGGAGATCAAGACTGGAACCAGCAATGAAGGAACAAAGAGAAGTTGAGTATGGAGAAGTGGAACGTCTTTGTGAGGAGGTGACCAAGTTGGGAGGATTTCTACCTCCGGACCCCAGCAAGTGCGAAGTGACCTTCCCTACAGCAATGACAGTAATGAACAAAGTGACGTCACTAATGATAACACTTAGAGATGTTAATGGTGACATTGTTGATGACAAGAGTAGTGAAGTAGAAGTGTCCATGACCACCAAAACCGGAGAAGCCATAGTAGTGGGACCAGTCAAGGATGTCAGTGGTGGAAACTATACAGCATCCTTCACTCCCAGGACTTTTGGGGATCACATGATATCAATTGCAGTTGATGGACAACACATCCCAGGCAGTCCTCACAA GATATCAGTTGTACTGAGAGACTACAGCAAGATGAGAGAAGGACACTGCCAAGTGATGACTCATTATGGAGGGAACAGGTTTGGTGATCTCACTGATGTTGCTATAGGAGTTAATAATGAAGTCATCATTGTTGATTATACTAACAAGTGTGTAATTGTGCTGGACTGTAACTTTGCTTTATTAGCAGTGATTGGACAAGGAAGTGGTGACAACAGATTGGTTAGTCCTATTGGTGTAGCAGTCAGTAAGGATGACATCATAGCTATTAGCGACTTTAGTAGTGATCAAGTGAAGAAGTATTCCCTACAAGGAGAACTCTTATCAATAATTGGTAACAATAAAGAGAACAGCAATGGCCAGTTTAGTGGTCCTATGGGACTAGTCTTCAGTAGTAATAAAATGTTGTATGTTGTAGATGGGTGGAATGACAGGGTCCAGGTATTCCAACAAGATGATAAATTTGCATTTACATTTGGCAGTAAAGGGTCCAACCCTGGACAATTTCAGTGTCCTGTTACCATAGCAATTGATACTGACAATAGAGTGTTAGTTAGTGACCTTGATGGTAATCATATTAGTCTCTTCAGTCATACTGGCAGTTTTATTAGTAGGATAACATGTGATAGACCATATGCCATTACTGTTAGCCCTGATGGTCACATCATAGCTAGTTATGGTGATAGGAATAAAATTGGTGTATGGAGCCCCACCCATCAAATGATAGAACATTTTGGAAAGAAGGGACCTCAACAAGGAGAATTTGATACTATCAATGGTATAGCCATGAACAGTAGTGGGAGTATTTATGTTGTGGAGTGTCACAACAATAGACTACAAGTTATCAGTTAA